The following proteins are encoded in a genomic region of Channa argus isolate prfri chromosome 3, Channa argus male v1.0, whole genome shotgun sequence:
- the LOC137124493 gene encoding uncharacterized protein, with protein MTYTLSESEKIVGVKMKILVLFLLAVLGCSVVEGSDEPDCDLSIFKEKNTIQFFFNLLGQSVIDGRNVSKCALLRIENLGEKFVINEIAKYVCQMAEKSRFTTDAVEKPINEERSLLKQRVAQLTRREPQAKKYSDIHREAHIAARKREPSVKSEAHICLKVGKTSTGHRSPSDVATTFCSNDKNTKSNVCEIPCNDRIQNDLTCLREVSTVLMSNRIQSLTHHTAQKQKKFELRVCKEQVIENINE; from the exons ATGACATATACGCTTTCAGAGTCAGAGAAGATCGTTGGAGTCAAGATGAAGATACTTGTGCTGTTTCTTCTGGCAGTGCTGGGCTGCAGTGTGGTTGAGGGGAGTGATGAGCCTGATTGTGACCTGAGcatctttaaagaaaagaatACAATCCAGTTTTTTTTCAACT tgCTCGGCCAAAGTGTGATTGACGGAAGGAATGTGTCAAAATGTGCCCTGCTACGTATTGAAAACCTGGGAGAGAAGTTTGTGATCAACGAAATAGCCAAGT ATGTCTGTcaaatggcagagaaatcaCGTTTTACAACCGATGCAGTTGAGAAGCCGATCAATGAGGAGCGCAGCCTTTTGAAACAGCGAGTTGCGCAATTGACTAGAAGAGAACCACAAGCCAAAAAGTATTCAGATATCCACAGAGAAGCACACATAGCAGCCAGAAAGCGTGAGCCGAGCGTAAAAAGTGAGGCACACATATGTCTAAAAGTAGGAAAGACCTCCACCGGCCACCGGTCTCCAAGTGATGTGGCTACTACCTTCTGCAGcaatgacaaaaatacaaagtccAACGTCTGTGAGATACCATGTAACG acCGGATACAAAATGACCTAACCTGCTTGCGGGAAGTGTCCACCGTTCTTAT GTCCAACAGGATTCAGAGTTTGACCCACCACACAGCTCAAAA GCAAAAGAAGTTTGAGCTGCGAGTTTGCAAGGAACAAGTCATTGAGAACATCAATGAGTAA